GCCGCGCTGAATGGCGCGTTGGCGCAGGTGCCGGGCCTGGACGCGGCGCGCATCGAGGACGTGATCGCCGGCTGCGCCATGCCCGAGGCCGAACAGGGCATGAACGTGGCCCGCATCAGCCTGCTGCTGGCCGGCCTGCCGCAAAGTGTGGCGGGCGTTACCGTGAATCGCTTCTGCGCGTCCGGGCTGCAGGCCGTGGCGGATGCCGCCGCCCGCATCCGCATGGGCGAGGCCGACATCATGATCGGCGCGGGCACCGAATCGATGAGCGCCATGCCGCAGATCATGGGCAACAAGGTGTCCATGAATCCGGAAATCTTCGCCCACGACGAAAACATCGGCATGGCCTTCGGCATGGGCCTGACCGGCGAAAAGGTCGCCGAGCGCTGGAAGGTGTCGCGCGAAGACCAGGATGCCTTTGCGCTGGCGTCGCATCAGAAGGCCTGCGCGGCCATCGCTGCCGGCCACTTCCGCGCCGAGACCACGCCTTATGAGGTGGTCACGCATCTGCCGGACGGTTCCAGCGGCGCGGTGCGCGTGGCGCGCCGTCTCGTCGAGGTCGACGAAGGCCCGCGTCCCGACAGCAGCCTGGAAGCGCTGGCCCGTTTGAAGCCGGTGTTTTCGACGCGCGGCAGCGTCACGGCCGGCAACAGCTCGCAGATGTCCGATGGTGCGGCGGCCGTGATCCTGGTGTCCGACCGCATTCTGCGCGAATTCAACCTCAGCCCGTTGGCGCGCTTTGCGGGTTTTGCCGTGGCTGGCGTGCCGCCCGAGGTCATGGGCATCGGTCCGGTCGCCGCGATTCCGAAGGTGCTGGATCGGGCCGGCATCAAGCAGGACGCGCTGGACTGGATCGAGCTCAACGAAGCCTTCGCGGCGCAGTCGCTGGCCGTCATCCGCGAATTGAACCTGGATCCGGCCAAGATCAACCCGCTGGGCGGCGCCATTGCGTTGGGCCACCCGCTGGGCGCGACGGGCGCCATCCGCACCGCCACGATCACGCACGGACTGCGCCGCACCGGCGGCAAGTACGGGCTGGTCACGATGTGCATCGGCACCGGCATGGGCGCGGCCGGCCTGTTCGAGGCCATGTAGGCAGGCGGCGGACAGCGTGAAGCCCTACTGGTTCAAGAACCTGTCGCCCGAGTGGCGCGCGCGGCTGATGCGGGTGGGCTTCAACCTGCATCCGGCCTTTCGCGCCACCGGCGGCCGTGTGTTGCACGTGTCGCCGGATTTCCAGCACATCCGCATCAAGCTGCCGCTGCTGCGCCGCACGCGCAATATCGTGGGGTCGATGTACGGCGGCTCGCTGTTCGCAGTCACAGACGGCGCGCATCCGACCATGCTGATGTCGGCGCTGGGCGCCGATCACGTCGTGTGGGACAAGGCGGCATCCATCCGTTTCCGCAAACCGGCCTACACCACGCTCTACGTCGACTTCCGGCTACCCCCTGGCGAGATTGCGGAAATCCGGCGCCTGCTTGCCTCGCATCACGAAACGACCCGCACCTACACGGTCGAACTGAAGGACAAGGACGACGTCGTGTACGCCGTCGTGGAACGCACGATCTACATCGCAGACAAGAAGTTCTACAAACAGAAGAACACTGGAGGTGACAAATGCGTTTCAACCCCGGAGGGCGCGCCGCCGCCCTGAGCCTGATTCTTGCCGCCAGCCTGGCGGGCGCGCCGGCCCACGCTGACGTCGACGTCGCCGGCGTGCGCGTGCCCGAACAGCTTGCCGAAGGCGGCCACATGCTGACGCTGAATGGCGCCGGCCTGCGCACCCGCTTCGTCGTCAAGGTCTACGTGGCGGCGCTGTACGTCACCACGAAGACCCACGATGCCGCCACGATCATCGGCAGCACCGAGCCGCGCCGAATCCGTCTGCAAATGCTGCGCGACGTGGACAGCAAGAGCCTGGACGGCGCGCTGCAGGACGGTTTGCGCGACAATACGCCCTCGCAGGCGCTGGCCGCGTTAAAGGAACCCGCCGAACGCCTGTCGCGCCTGATGGCCGACATCGGCGCCGCGCGCGAAGGCGATGTCATCGACCTGGACTTCGATGCCCGCGGCGTTGCGATCGCCAGCAACGGCAAGCCGCGCGGCCGCATCGACGATCCCGCCTTCGCCCGCGCATTGCTGCGCGTCTGGCTGGGCGACAGCCCCGCGCAGGCCTCCCTGAAGAAAGCCCTGTTGGGCAACTAGGGCCTTGCGCCCCAACGGAACCGCAAGACATGGAACGAATCTGGCACAAGAGCTATCCCTACGGTGTGCCCGCCGAGATCGAGACTGACGGCGAGACAACGCTGGTGACGATCATCGAGGAAAGCTTCCGGCGCTTTCCCGACAAGACGGCCTACATCAGCATGGGCAAGTCGATCACGTACGCCGAACTGGACGCGCTGACGCGCCGCTTCGCGGCATGGCTGCACGCCCACGGCCTCACGCGCGGCGACCGCGTCGCGCTGATGATGCCCAACCTGCTGCAGTATCCCGTCTGCCTTTTCGGCGCCCTGCGCGCCGGCTGCATCGTGGTCAACTGCAACCCGCTCTACACCGCGCGCGAACTCGAACACCAACTGGCCGACGCCGGCGCGCGCGCCATCGTGGTCGCGGACAACTTCGCAGCCACGTTGCAGAAGGCCTTGCCCGGCACGCAGGTCGAGCACGTGCTGGTCACCTCCATCGGAGAAATGCTGGGTCCGATCAAGGGGCGGCTGGTGGATTTCGCGGTCCGGCGCGTCAAGCGCATGGTGCCAGCCTGGTCGATGCCCGGCTCGCACAAGCTGGGCGATGCGCTGCGTGCGGCGCGCGACCTGCCATTCACCGACATGCAGCTCTCGCCTGCCGACCTGGCGTTCCTGCAGTACACGGGCGGCACGACCGGCGTGGCCAAGGCCGCCATGCTGTCGCACGGCAACATGGTCGCCAACGTGAGCCAGGCCTACGCGTGGGTAAGACCCCTGGTGAAAGACGGCGAGGAATGCATCGTCACGGCCCTGCCGCTGTATCACATCTTCGCGCTGACGGCGAACTGCCTGACCTTCATGAAGCTGGGCGCAAGCAACCTTCTGATCGTCAATCCGCGCGACATCCCCGGGCTGATCAAGGAAATGGGCAAGGTGCCGATCTCGGCCTTTACCGGCGTCAACACGCTCTTTAACGCGCTGCTCAACCACCCGGATTTCGCCCACCTGGATTTTTCGCGCCTGCGGCTCACCATGGGCGGCGGCATGGCAGTGCAGCGGTCGGTGGCGGACCGCTGGCGCGCGGCGACCGGCGTGTCGATCGCCCAGGCCTACGGCCTGACCGAAACATCGCCCGCCGTCACCATCAATCCGCTGGACACCAAGATCTTCAACGGATCCATCGGATTGCCCGTGCCGTCCACCGACCTGTCGATCCGCGACGACGCGGGCCGCGAACTGCGCGTCGGCGAAACCGGCGAAATCTGCGTGCGCGGTCCGCAGGTCACGCGGGGCTACTGGAACCGGCCGGACGAGACGGCGCTTGTCATGTACCCGGACGGCTTTCTGCGCACGGGCGACGTGGGTTATGTCGACGAGACTGGCTACGTGTATCTGGTCGATCGCAAGAAAGACATGATCCTGGTGTCCGGCTTCAACGTGTACCCAAATGAAGTCGAGGACGTGGCCGCCCTGCATCCCGGCGTGCGCGAGGTCGCCGCCGTGGGCGTGCCGGACGAGCGCTCCGGCGAGGCGGTCAAGCTGTTCGTGATCCGCAAGGACCCCACGCTGGATGCCGAAACACTGATCGCGCATTGCCGCAGCCAGCTTACCGGCTACAAGGTGCCGCGCCACATCGAGTTCCGCGACGACCTGCCCCGCACCAATGTGGGCAAGATTTTGCGGCGCGAACTGCGTCCCGACGCGCCGGCGCCTGCCGCCGCGCCAGGTGCAGCACCAGCGCCCACATCTGCCGCCACATCCGCCAGCACCGCGAGCACCGTCAACCCGACGACTGGCCAGCGCTGATCGGCGCACCGCCGACCGTACCCCGTTTTCGCGGGCGAAACACTGTCGCGCGCCGCCAACAGCGGTCATGGCGGCGCGTGGCGCCAGCCTGGGCCGGCGTTCGCTTCAACTCCATGAATTGACAGGACATTCCTGTGCAAGCCCTGCCGCCTTGAAGCGCCGCAGGGCTTTTTTACATCTTCCCCCGATGCACGCTATTGGCTGGGCCCATCGACACAATTGATAATTATTATCGTTGTTATTTCGATACGTAACTGGCCGGACCCAACCGACGCCAGTGGGGAGATCCTCTTGAAGCACCATCACACCCCGGCCGCCCTGCGCGCGCGGCTGCACCCCCGTGTTCCCGCCGCCGCCGCGCTGGCCGCCTGCCTGGGCGCGGGCGCCGCGCATGCGCAGCCCGAACAGCCCGCCACCCTGCCGGCCGTCCAGGTGCTCGGCACCGGCGAAACGGCCACCGGCCCCGTCGACGGCTACATCGCCCGACGCAGCGCCACCGGCACCAAGACCGACACGCCGTTGTCCGAAACGCCCCAGGCCATCACCGTGATCCCGCGCGAGCAGATCATCGACCAGGGTTCGCAGAACGTGCAGGACACGATGAACTACGCCGCGGGCGTGCGGCCCAACGCCTACGGCGTGGACAACCGCGGCGACTACGTGCGCGTGCGCGGCGTCGAGCCCGTGCAGTATCTGGACGGCCTGCGCCAATTCTTCAGCTTCAACAACCCGCGCACCGAGGTCTATGGTCTGGAACGCGTCGAGGTGCTGCGCGGCCCGTCGTCGATGCTGTACGGACAGGGCAGCACGGGCGGCATCGTCAACCTGGTCAGCAAGCGCCCGCAGGCCGAGCAGCAAGGCGAAATCGGCGTGCAGCTGGGCAACTTCAACCGCCGTGAGATCCAGGCCGACATCACCGGCCCGCTGACCGAGGACGGCCAGTGGCTGTATCGCGTGGTGGCGCTGGGCCGCGACAGCGACACGCAGGTGCAGTACGCGCAGGACGACCGGATGTTCCTCGCGCCGTCGCTCACGTGGCAGCCCAGCGCCGCCACGTCATTGACGCTGCAGGCCTCGTGGCAGAAAGACCGGTCCGGCACGACGCAATCGTTCCTGCCGTGGAGCGGCACCGTGGATCACAATCCCAACGGCCGCATCCCGACGCGCCGTTTTGCCAGCGAACCGGGCTTTGACACCTACGACACCGAGCAATTCAACGTCGGCTGGCTGTTCGAGCACAAATTCAACGACACCTGGAAGGTCCGCCAGAACTTCCGCAACACGGTCAGCAGCGTGGACTACAAATCGCTGTACCCCAACGTGTATGGCGACCGCCGCGGCAATTCGTACATCGACCCCGAACAGACCACGGTCGACCGCTACTACTACATCAACAAGCCGCGCATGCGCACGCTGCTGGCCGACCAGAACCTGGAAGGCAAGCTGAACTGGGGCCGCACGCAGCACACCGTCATCGTCGGCATGGACTACACGCGTTACCGCGAGACCAGCCAGTCGGACAGCGGGCTGGGATCGCCGCTGAACCTGTACCACCCGGTGTACGGCAATGCGCCCGATTACACGCTCAGCGACTCGCCCAAGCAACGCCAGCAGCAACTGGGCTTCTATGCGCAGGACCAGATCACGTTCGACAAGAACTGGATCCTGCTGGCCGGCATCCGCCGCGACCGCGTCGAAAGCACGGCCGAGGGCCAGGACAAGGAAACCGATCAGGCCACCACCAAGCGCTTCGGCCTGATGTACGCCGCCGACAACGGCTGGTCGCCGTATGTGAGCTACAGCGAGTCCTTCACGCCCATCGCGGGCGCGGACTTCTACGACCAGCGCTGGAAGCCCATGCGCGGCAAGCAGTGGGAACTGGGACTGAAGTACATGCCGCCGGGCGCCGACCTGGAATTCACGGCAGCGGCGTACGACCTGCGCGAAAGCAACCGCCAGACCAACGATCCGGACAATCCCAACAATCAGATCCAGGCTGGCAAGACGCGCACGCGCGGCGTCGAACTGGAGGCGCGTGGCCGCGTCACCCAGAACGTGGACGTGATCGCCAACTACATCTACACCGACATCGATCCGCAACTGGAAGGCATGCCCAAGCACATGGTGTCGCTGTGGAGCAAGTACCGCTTCGCGCTGGCGGGTCAGCCCGGCTTCGCGGTCGGCGCCGGCGCACGCTTCCTGTCCAAGTTCCGCGACGGCGGCGCGCCGGAGACGCCTTCGGTCACGCTGTTCGATGCAATGGTCAGCTACACCAACGGCCCGTGGCGCTACGCGCTAAACGTCAACAACATCGCGGACCGCACGTACGAAGTGGTCTGCCTGGATCGTGGCGACTGCTTCTACGGCGCGCGCCGCACGGTCATGTTGAGCGGCGCCTACCGCTTCTGACGCAGAAACTGTCCCCATATCCGGGACAGATATTGGGGTCAACCTGTACGTACATGCTGTACGTACAGGTGTACACTACGATTTTTTCACCCGTCCGACAGACGCGCGCATGAACGTCTGCAACCCAGAAAAATCGTCCTGGAGACCTCGATAGTGTCGACCGCAACTACCCGCTCGCCCTTTTTTGGCACGATGCAGAAAATCCCTGGTGGATTGATGCTGGTGCCGCTGATCCTGGGTTCCCTGATCGGCACCTTCGCCCCTGATGCACTCGCCATCGGCGGCTTCACCACCGCCCTCTTCAAGAACAGCGCGCTGCCGCTGATCGCGCTGCTGATCTTCGCGACCGGCACGCACGTCAACGCCCGCACCGGCGGCCCGATCCTGGCCACGGCCGGCACCATCCTGCTGATGAAGACGCTCGTGCCCGCCACGCTCATCATCATCCTGGGCAGCTACGTCGGTCTGGACGGTCTGTGGGGCGTGTCGATCCTGGCCCTGCTGGCCGCGTTCGACAATAGCAACGGCGGCCTGTGGCTCGCCTACACCGGCCAATACGGTGACGCCCGCGACCGCGGCGCCTACGTCGCCAGCGCGGTCAACGACGGCCCCTTCTTCAGCCTGCTGTTCCTGGGCGCGTCCGGCCTGGCCGACATCCCGATGATCGCTCTGGTGGCGGCACTGGTGCCCTTCCTGCTGGGCGTGGTCGTCGGCAACCTGGACCCCAAGTGGCGCGACGTGCTCAAGCCCGTGCCGAACATCGTCATCCCGTTCTTCGCCTTCGCGCTGGGCACGGGCATCGATCTGGGCGCGGTGGTTGGCGGCGGCATCAGCGGCCTGATCCTGGGCCTGATCATCAGCCCGATCACCGGCGGTCTGGTCTACCTGGGCTACCGCATCATCCTGCGCCGCGGCGGCAAGAGCGGCCTGGGTTTTGCGGCCGGCACCACCGCCGGCAACGCCATCGCCACGCCCGCCGTGGTCGCGGCGGCCGACCCCAACTTCCAGCAATACGTGTCGACCGCCACCGCGCAGGTCGCCGCTTGCGTGCTGATCAGTTCCATTCTGGCTCCCGTGCTGGCATCCTGGTTCCTCAAGCGCGCCGGTGAACTGAAGTCCGAGGACGCCGACGCCACCGTCGCCCCGCCCCTGACCGAAGCCCGCGGAGAGGCCTTGTGAAACCCACCATCGCCATCGTCGCCGACGATCTGACCGGCTCCGGCGACACCGCCGTGCAATTTGTGCGCGCCGGCTGGTGCACGCATCTGTCGATCGGCGGCGCGGACGAGGCCCTGTCCGGGCCCGCCCACGACGGCGTCGAGGTGCTGGCCGTCACGACCAACAGCCGCGCGCTCAGCGCGGCCGATGCGGCCGAAGTCATTCGCGGCAACGTGCGCCAGCTTCGCGATGCGGGCGTGACGCGCCTGTACAAGAAGGTGGACTCGACGCTGCGCGGCGCGTTCAAGGCCGAGATCGATGCGGCACGCGAGGCCTGGGGTGATGACGCCATCGCGGTGGTCTGCCCCGCCTTTCCGGCCACGGGCCGCACTGTCGAGCAAGGCATTCTGTATGTGAACGGCAAGCCGGTCACCGAGACCTCGGCGGCCACCGACCCGGTCACGCCCGTGACCGAAAGCCATATCCCCACCCTGCTTGGCTGCGCCCACGTCGCGCCGCTGGCTGAAGACACGCCCGAAACGCTGGCCGCGCGCATCGCGCAGGCGGGCGGCGCCGTGGTGGTGGACGCGGCCACCGATGCCGACCTGGAACGGCTGGCGCGCGCCGTCGGGCTGCTGGGCGAACGCGCCCTGCCCGTGGGCGCGGGCGGCCTGGCTGTGCCGCTGGCCCGCGTATGGGCCGGCGCCGACCAGACCGCGCCCGTAGTGGTCGTGGTGACCTCGCAGCACAGCGCCGCGCGCGGCCAGGCCGCCGCGCTGCAGGCAGCGGGCGCCGACACCTGGAGCCCGTCGCTCGATCAACTGGCCGACGACGCGCAGTGGCAGGCCTGGAGCCAGCCGCTCCTGCAGTCGCACGCGCAGGCCCCGCTGGAGTCCGGCACCATTCTGCTGCTGGCCCCCGAAGGCCAACGCGCCGGCCTGGATTCCGATACGGTCGCCGACCGGCTCGGCAGCCTTGCCGCGCAATTGATCGCCGCCTCGCGCGCGGCAGGTGTCGTCGCCACGGGCGGCGACGGCGCGCGCAGCGTGCTGGTGGCCCTGCAGGCCAACGGCATCGCTTTGGTGGATGAAGTAATGGGCGGCGTGCCACTGGGCACGCTGACCGGAGGCACGGCCGCAGGCCTGCCCGTGGTGACCAAGGCTGGCGGCTTTGGCACCGAAGACGTACTGGTTCGCGCGGTGCGCGCGATCCGCGACAGGAGATTCAAGCGATGACACAAACCCCTCCCGCAAAGCTGCCGCTCTTGGCTGTGACCTTGGGCGACGTAGCGGGCATCGGGCCGGAAATCACGGCCAAGATGCTCATGGGCCACGACGAGCTGCGCCAGAAGGCGCGCCTCTTCGTGGTCGGCGATGCAGACGTCATGGCCAATGCCGTGCGCAACCTGGGCGCCGACCCCGCGATCGTGCGCAAGATCGAACGTCCGGCTGACGCGACCAACACCCCGGGCGTGATCGAAGTGCTGCAGGCCGGCCCGTCGCTCGCGCACGTCAAGCTGGGCGAGATCAGCGCGGACGCCGGCGACGGCTCGGTGCGCTTTGTCACCACGGCCTGCGCCCTGGCGCGTGCCGGTGAGATCGACGGCATCGTCACCGCCCCGCTGAACAAGGCCGCGATGCACGCCGCCGGCCACAAGTGGCCCGGCCACACCGAATTGCTGGCCCATGAGTTCGGCGTCAAGACCTTCTCGCTGGTGCTGTCTGCCGGCGACCTCTACATCTTCCACGCCACGACGCACGTCTCGCTGCGCCAAGCCATCGAAGACGTGAACCCTGCCCGCATGCGCGCCGTGCTGCGCCTGGCCGGATCGTTCGCCACTGCCTTGGGCCGCGCCGACGAACCCGTCGCCGTCGCGGGTCTGAACCCGCACGCCGGCGAGAATGGCATCTTCGGCAGCGAAGACGCCGACATCCTGGCGCCCGCCGTGGCCGAAGCCAACGCCGCCGGCATCCTGGCTGCCGGCCCCATCCCGGCCGACGCGCTGTTCCCGCAGGCCGTGCGCGGCAAGTGGAAGTTCGTGATCGCCTGTTACCACGACCAGGGCCACGCGCCCTTCAAGTCCGTGTACGGCGACGACGGCGTCAACATCACGGTGGGCCTGCCCGTCGTGCGCGTGTCCGTGGACCACGGCACCGCCTTCGACATCGCCGGCAAGGGCATCGCGCGCGAAGACAGCCTGATCCTGGCCGCCGAGCGCGCTGCGCATCTGGCCCCGGGCTGGACGCATGTATGGGAAACTGCGCGGGCACAAACCGGAGGTTGATTCCCATGGCGCCCGCCACGCACGACGCATTGCCCGATCTTGACCGCGCGGGAGACATCCCGCTGCACGCCCAGGTGGCGTCGCGGTTGCGCGGGTACATCCGCACGAACAAGCTCGCGGCGGGCGCCGTGCTGCCGAGCGAAGCCGCGCTGTGCGACCGCTTCGGCGTGGCCCGCAGCGTAGTGCGCCAGGCCCTGGCGGCGCTGGCCGCCGAAGGTCTGATCCAACGCGAGACCGGGCGCCCCGCCACCGTGGCGGCGCCGCAGGAACACCGCCGCCTCGTGCAGCGGTCCACCGGTCTGTATGAGCAATTTGCCCAGTCGGGCGTGGCGCTGCGCACGCGCGTGCTGGCGCTGGGCCCGGCCGAGCCGCCCGCCGAGGTTGCCGAGTTCTTCGGCACCACCCGCCTTCTGATGCTGGAACGCCTGCGCCACGTGGCCGAAGCGCCGCTGGCCTACGTGCGCACCTGGCTGCCCGCCGACGCGGTGCCGGGCCTGCGCGCCGAACATCTTGCCGACGCGTCCCTGCACGGCGTGCTGACGCGGCAATTCGGCCTGCGCCCCGGTGCCGGCCGCAATCAGATCCGCGCGGTCGCAGCGAACAGCGAGCTTGCCGCGCTGCTGGACACGCAGACGGGCACGCCGCTATTGATGCTGCAGGGCCAGGGCATGGACCAGCACGGCAAACCGCTGGAATGGTTCACCACCTGGCATCGCGCCGAACAACTGGTGTTCGACGTGGACGTCAGCATGGGACATGAAAGCGTGCAGCCCCGGCTGCATGAAACCGCGCCCGAGCCGCAGGCGCCGGTCAATGGACAGGACCCGCTGGCGCGCGCGCAGGCGCTGGTGGCGGAACTGTCGGCGGAGCTGGCGCGGTTGCGCGGGCAGTCTTGAATCACCGCACGCTTCGCGGCAGCCGGTTTATCAGCGTTCTGCGGCGCTGCACGGCGGTGCCGCTTTACACCGCCTTCGCTCCATCCCGGCTAGCCTTCCAAGCCGCCAGCACCCGGTCGCAGATCGCCGGCGCCTCGCCAACGTAGTTCGCCGGATCGCCCAGACGATCCAGGTCATCGTCGCTAAGCATTGCGCGCGTGGCGGCATCGCTTTCCAACGTCTCACGCAGTGCATCCCGGAGCGAACGCTTGTTCGCGACGGCATCGCACGACGCGCGTTCCACCAGCGCATGCGCAGGCAGGCGGCCCAGCTTCGCCCCCAGCGCCAGCATGTAGGCCTCGCCCAAAATGAGGCCGTCGGTCAGCGCCAGATTGTGCGCCATCCGCTCCGGATACACCTCCAGCCCGTCCAGCACGCCGGCCAGATGGCCCACCGCGCCGCCGGTCAGCGCGGCAATCTGCGGCAGCACATCCCACTCGGCCTGCCAGCCGCCCAGCGCGCGCTCGTGTTCCTGGATCGTGCCCGACAGCATCGTCGACACCAGCGGCGGCACGCGGATCGCGGCGGTCAGGATGGCCGCGCAACCCACGGGATTGCGCTTGTGCGGCATGGTGCTCGATCCGCCGCGCCCCGGACCGGACGGCTCGCTCAATTCGCCGATCTCCGACTGCGCCATCAGCGACACGTCCCGCGCAATCTTGCCCATCGTGCCGGTCAGCACGCCTAGTGACGCAGCCAGACTGGCAAGCCGGTCGCGATGCGTGTGCCAGGGCATCGCCGGTACGTCCAGACCTAGCTCGTCGGCCAGCGCGCGCGCCACATCGTTCCCCGCCGGCCCAAGACTGGCCAGCGTGCCCACGGCGCCGCCGAATTGCAGCAGCGCGACCTGCGACGCGTCCTGCCGCACGCGCAGCCGGCTGCGTTCCAAGGCCTCCAGCCAGCCCGCCGTCTTGGCGCCGAACGTCGTGGGCAGCGCGTGCTGCAACCACGTGCGTCCGACCATGATGGTGTCCCGATGCGCGCTGGTCAGCCGCGCGCACGCCAGTGTGGCGCGCTCCAGGCCCGCGTCCAGCCTGGCGGCCACCTGCCCTATCTGCAGGACGAGCGCAGTATCCAGGATGTCCTGGCTGGTGGCGCCCCAATGCACGTAACGGGCGGCTTCGGCATCCGCGCGCGCGACGGCCGCGGTCAAATGTTTGACAAACGGGATCGCGATGTTGCCCGCCGCCACCGCGGCCGACGCGATGGCATCCGTGTCCAGCATGCCGCTGATTTCGCTGCCTCGGCAGACCTCATCGATGACCGTCGCGGCGCTTGGGGGAATGACGCCGCATTGCGCCTGCGCGCGTGCCAGGGCCGCCTCCACGGCGAGCATCTGGCCGATGGCCGCCGGGCCGGAAAACAGCGTCAGGATCGCTTCATCCGAAAAGATGGATTCGGTCAGCCCGGAAACGTTGTTCATCGTCGCGCGCCGGATCAGATGTCGAAGAACACAGTTTCCTGCGGTCCCTGCAGGATGATGTTCCAGCGCAGAATGCCCGCATCCGCCGCTTGCGCCACCAGCGTGCCGCGCCGGTGTGCGGGCACCTTGGTCAAAACCCAGTCCGCTTCGTTGGCGCCAGCCTCATCCGGAAAATACATCCGCGTCGACAGATGCTTG
The DNA window shown above is from Achromobacter spanius and carries:
- a CDS encoding TonB-dependent siderophore receptor, which produces MRARLHPRVPAAAALAACLGAGAAHAQPEQPATLPAVQVLGTGETATGPVDGYIARRSATGTKTDTPLSETPQAITVIPREQIIDQGSQNVQDTMNYAAGVRPNAYGVDNRGDYVRVRGVEPVQYLDGLRQFFSFNNPRTEVYGLERVEVLRGPSSMLYGQGSTGGIVNLVSKRPQAEQQGEIGVQLGNFNRREIQADITGPLTEDGQWLYRVVALGRDSDTQVQYAQDDRMFLAPSLTWQPSAATSLTLQASWQKDRSGTTQSFLPWSGTVDHNPNGRIPTRRFASEPGFDTYDTEQFNVGWLFEHKFNDTWKVRQNFRNTVSSVDYKSLYPNVYGDRRGNSYIDPEQTTVDRYYYINKPRMRTLLADQNLEGKLNWGRTQHTVIVGMDYTRYRETSQSDSGLGSPLNLYHPVYGNAPDYTLSDSPKQRQQQLGFYAQDQITFDKNWILLAGIRRDRVESTAEGQDKETDQATTKRFGLMYAADNGWSPYVSYSESFTPIAGADFYDQRWKPMRGKQWELGLKYMPPGADLEFTAAAYDLRESNRQTNDPDNPNNQIQAGKTRTRGVELEARGRVTQNVDVIANYIYTDIDPQLEGMPKHMVSLWSKYRFALAGQPGFAVGAGARFLSKFRDGGAPETPSVTLFDAMVSYTNGPWRYALNVNNIADRTYEVVCLDRGDCFYGARRTVMLSGAYRF
- a CDS encoding 2-keto-3-deoxygluconate permease, with the protein product MQKIPGGLMLVPLILGSLIGTFAPDALAIGGFTTALFKNSALPLIALLIFATGTHVNARTGGPILATAGTILLMKTLVPATLIIILGSYVGLDGLWGVSILALLAAFDNSNGGLWLAYTGQYGDARDRGAYVASAVNDGPFFSLLFLGASGLADIPMIALVAALVPFLLGVVVGNLDPKWRDVLKPVPNIVIPFFAFALGTGIDLGAVVGGGISGLILGLIISPITGGLVYLGYRIILRRGGKSGLGFAAGTTAGNAIATPAVVAAADPNFQQYVSTATAQVAACVLISSILAPVLASWFLKRAGELKSEDADATVAPPLTEARGEAL
- a CDS encoding chalcone isomerase family protein, encoding MRFNPGGRAAALSLILAASLAGAPAHADVDVAGVRVPEQLAEGGHMLTLNGAGLRTRFVVKVYVAALYVTTKTHDAATIIGSTEPRRIRLQMLRDVDSKSLDGALQDGLRDNTPSQALAALKEPAERLSRLMADIGAAREGDVIDLDFDARGVAIASNGKPRGRIDDPAFARALLRVWLGDSPAQASLKKALLGN
- the dtnK gene encoding D-threonate kinase; the protein is MKPTIAIVADDLTGSGDTAVQFVRAGWCTHLSIGGADEALSGPAHDGVEVLAVTTNSRALSAADAAEVIRGNVRQLRDAGVTRLYKKVDSTLRGAFKAEIDAAREAWGDDAIAVVCPAFPATGRTVEQGILYVNGKPVTETSAATDPVTPVTESHIPTLLGCAHVAPLAEDTPETLAARIAQAGGAVVVDAATDADLERLARAVGLLGERALPVGAGGLAVPLARVWAGADQTAPVVVVVTSQHSAARGQAAALQAAGADTWSPSLDQLADDAQWQAWSQPLLQSHAQAPLESGTILLLAPEGQRAGLDSDTVADRLGSLAAQLIAASRAAGVVATGGDGARSVLVALQANGIALVDEVMGGVPLGTLTGGTAAGLPVVTKAGGFGTEDVLVRAVRAIRDRRFKR
- a CDS encoding acetyl-CoA C-acyltransferase — translated: MSTQIQDAYIVAATRLPVGKRNGAYITTRPDDMLAAALNGALAQVPGLDAARIEDVIAGCAMPEAEQGMNVARISLLLAGLPQSVAGVTVNRFCASGLQAVADAAARIRMGEADIMIGAGTESMSAMPQIMGNKVSMNPEIFAHDENIGMAFGMGLTGEKVAERWKVSREDQDAFALASHQKACAAIAAGHFRAETTPYEVVTHLPDGSSGAVRVARRLVEVDEGPRPDSSLEALARLKPVFSTRGSVTAGNSSQMSDGAAAVILVSDRILREFNLSPLARFAGFAVAGVPPEVMGIGPVAAIPKVLDRAGIKQDALDWIELNEAFAAQSLAVIRELNLDPAKINPLGGAIALGHPLGATGAIRTATITHGLRRTGGKYGLVTMCIGTGMGAAGLFEAM
- a CDS encoding DUF4442 domain-containing protein; its protein translation is MKPYWFKNLSPEWRARLMRVGFNLHPAFRATGGRVLHVSPDFQHIRIKLPLLRRTRNIVGSMYGGSLFAVTDGAHPTMLMSALGADHVVWDKAASIRFRKPAYTTLYVDFRLPPGEIAEIRRLLASHHETTRTYTVELKDKDDVVYAVVERTIYIADKKFYKQKNTGGDKCVSTPEGAPPP
- the pdxA gene encoding 4-hydroxythreonine-4-phosphate dehydrogenase PdxA; translation: MTQTPPAKLPLLAVTLGDVAGIGPEITAKMLMGHDELRQKARLFVVGDADVMANAVRNLGADPAIVRKIERPADATNTPGVIEVLQAGPSLAHVKLGEISADAGDGSVRFVTTACALARAGEIDGIVTAPLNKAAMHAAGHKWPGHTELLAHEFGVKTFSLVLSAGDLYIFHATTHVSLRQAIEDVNPARMRAVLRLAGSFATALGRADEPVAVAGLNPHAGENGIFGSEDADILAPAVAEANAAGILAAGPIPADALFPQAVRGKWKFVIACYHDQGHAPFKSVYGDDGVNITVGLPVVRVSVDHGTAFDIAGKGIAREDSLILAAERAAHLAPGWTHVWETARAQTGG
- a CDS encoding AMP-binding protein; amino-acid sequence: MERIWHKSYPYGVPAEIETDGETTLVTIIEESFRRFPDKTAYISMGKSITYAELDALTRRFAAWLHAHGLTRGDRVALMMPNLLQYPVCLFGALRAGCIVVNCNPLYTARELEHQLADAGARAIVVADNFAATLQKALPGTQVEHVLVTSIGEMLGPIKGRLVDFAVRRVKRMVPAWSMPGSHKLGDALRAARDLPFTDMQLSPADLAFLQYTGGTTGVAKAAMLSHGNMVANVSQAYAWVRPLVKDGEECIVTALPLYHIFALTANCLTFMKLGASNLLIVNPRDIPGLIKEMGKVPISAFTGVNTLFNALLNHPDFAHLDFSRLRLTMGGGMAVQRSVADRWRAATGVSIAQAYGLTETSPAVTINPLDTKIFNGSIGLPVPSTDLSIRDDAGRELRVGETGEICVRGPQVTRGYWNRPDETALVMYPDGFLRTGDVGYVDETGYVYLVDRKKDMILVSGFNVYPNEVEDVAALHPGVREVAAVGVPDERSGEAVKLFVIRKDPTLDAETLIAHCRSQLTGYKVPRHIEFRDDLPRTNVGKILRRELRPDAPAPAAAPGAAPAPTSAATSASTASTVNPTTGQR